From the genome of Cytophagia bacterium CHB2, one region includes:
- a CDS encoding T9SS type A sorting domain-containing protein: MQNLRYCSAAKMSKTFLLIAATTASLFAQAPPDLPGTIAYFRVTGATQTEPGTSELHLVKPDGSDDRIIYSTPRGLVSIYPVPGWRPDGEEIAFISAHEFGCSRFDSDIFGIRPDGSGLRRITNAPRCEDLAAFPKGSARVTIENQTLNASIFFIYIEGAAELQQATILPGLSSTLTINNIADLGRQQIVYVKSGSGTWFNPAAYVDIEPGQTVTAGSSVQITSGYGPFQLRINNFTWKGDGSEIAYIVEAGLRLVQTASPAPGLIAQDLFSGNAAAVSTGLAWSPVSDEFLYYSILASPNGIYRGTRGSDLSTHTLVLEADFVDGITWLKDGSGFVFSISYSLGVFSNKIARYDFASQQLTVIKESFNIVGAVPSPDGRFLAFAQREDENSPFDLWGMTIDGSQSWKIADNITSWDWGPDAEAPPGGALELQYDDGTATTGYNWPNAGQGSAVRFTPPSGSAKLLQAKIFYHGLNGGNQHLLRILGDNGGAPCATIFGPQAVTAPNAGWVTYDLSNANIKVSGDFYVMIEYDGTNTPAFGSESTPPLNQRSWDFDGNSWTLFDSEDYLIRAVVQTATGVAEQRQAESAPRGFELAQNFPNPFNPATEIRYALPQAAQVKLQVFDVLGREVATLFEGLQNAGIHTTIFSAMNDNAPASGIYFYKLTAREEGNEIFTQTRKMLLVE, translated from the coding sequence TCAAGCCCGACGGCAGCGACGATCGCATCATTTACAGCACGCCGCGTGGGCTGGTTTCGATTTATCCCGTGCCGGGCTGGCGTCCCGACGGCGAGGAAATCGCCTTTATCAGCGCGCACGAGTTTGGCTGTTCGCGCTTTGATTCGGATATTTTTGGCATTCGCCCGGACGGCTCAGGTCTGCGCCGCATCACCAACGCGCCGCGCTGTGAAGATTTGGCGGCCTTCCCCAAAGGCTCGGCGCGCGTCACGATTGAAAATCAGACGCTGAATGCTTCAATCTTTTTTATCTACATTGAGGGCGCGGCCGAATTGCAGCAGGCGACAATATTGCCGGGACTCAGTTCCACCCTCACCATCAACAATATCGCCGATCTCGGGCGGCAGCAGATCGTTTATGTCAAAAGCGGATCCGGCACGTGGTTCAATCCTGCAGCTTATGTTGATATAGAGCCGGGTCAAACCGTCACTGCGGGCAGTTCTGTGCAAATCACCAGCGGCTATGGGCCGTTTCAATTGCGCATCAACAACTTCACCTGGAAAGGCGATGGCAGCGAAATCGCATACATTGTTGAAGCCGGGTTGCGTCTGGTGCAAACGGCATCTCCGGCGCCGGGTCTGATCGCGCAGGATTTATTTTCCGGCAATGCCGCAGCGGTTTCAACGGGATTGGCGTGGTCGCCAGTGAGTGATGAATTCTTGTACTATAGCATACTCGCCTCACCCAACGGCATTTATCGCGGCACGCGCGGCAGCGACTTGAGCACGCACACACTGGTGCTCGAAGCGGATTTTGTTGATGGGATTACCTGGTTGAAAGACGGCTCGGGTTTTGTTTTTTCGATTTCGTACTCCCTGGGCGTTTTTTCGAATAAAATCGCGCGCTACGATTTTGCCAGCCAGCAACTGACGGTGATCAAAGAGAGCTTCAACATTGTCGGTGCTGTGCCCTCGCCCGACGGGCGCTTTCTCGCGTTTGCACAACGCGAGGACGAGAACTCGCCGTTTGATTTGTGGGGCATGACGATTGACGGCAGTCAATCCTGGAAGATTGCGGACAATATTACTTCATGGGATTGGGGTCCGGACGCGGAAGCCCCGCCGGGCGGCGCGCTCGAATTGCAATATGATGACGGCACAGCTACCACCGGCTACAATTGGCCCAATGCCGGACAAGGCTCGGCGGTGCGCTTTACACCGCCCAGCGGCTCTGCAAAATTGTTGCAGGCAAAAATTTTTTATCACGGCCTCAACGGCGGAAATCAACATTTACTGCGGATTTTGGGGGATAACGGCGGCGCGCCGTGCGCAACAATTTTCGGGCCGCAAGCAGTAACAGCGCCCAACGCCGGTTGGGTGACTTATGATTTGAGCAATGCGAACATCAAAGTGAGCGGCGACTTCTACGTCATGATCGAATACGATGGAACAAATACGCCCGCGTTCGGCTCGGAAAGCACGCCGCCGCTCAATCAACGCAGTTGGGATTTTGACGGCAATTCCTGGACGCTGTTCGACTCTGAAGATTACCTGATCCGCGCCGTGGTGCAGACTGCGACCGGCGTTGCCGAACAGCGGCAAGCGGAAAGCGCGCCGCGGGGCTTTGAGTTGGCGCAAAATTTCCCCAATCCCTTCAATCCGGCAACGGAGATTCGCTATGCGCTGCCGCAAGCGGCGCAGGTGAAGCTGCAAGTTTTTGACGTACTCGGGCGTGAGGTTGCAACATTGTTCGAGGGCTTGCAAAATGCGGGCATACACACAACGATCTTCTCAGCAATGAACGATAACGCGCCGGCCAGCGGGATTTATTTTTACAAACTGACGGCGCGCGAGGAGGGCAATGAAATATTCACACAGACACGGAAGATGCTGTTGGTGGAATAA